A DNA window from Maribellus comscasis contains the following coding sequences:
- a CDS encoding SusC/RagA family TonB-linked outer membrane protein: MKIYLNYLNKKKDYSLLRGIFLLSLVFCISFAANANFSAKAPQQPIVVAGQVKSADGITLPGVNVLVKGTNSGVITDADGNYSVEIANPNAVLVFSFIGYQTKEVEINSQTSINVTLDEDVKSLDEVIVVGYGTQRKKDLTGSISRVKGDEMILPSTSTFDQMLQGKVAGVQITQTTGAPGGNVNILVRGVSSITGGNQPLYVIDGFPVNIGEGSSNLLGFGGSNYSASNMAGSTTDRINPLTSINPSDIESIEILKDASATAIYGSRGANGVVIITTKRGSMGKSQFNVDVSYGIQEVAHKLDMMNSQEYAEFVAEGRDNAWVYAGGDANDPNSARPQSYKVPEEFRTPSSIATNTDWQDVIFRVAPVQNYQLSSSGGTEKLKYLVSGGYFHQEGIVLTSDYKRFNIRTNLDAQVLKNLKIGSTISGSYGYGTFPNTEGHYGQSGVIMMALAASPTIPVYAEDGSPYFSADDVSYGLGWLVNPLTVLNKDNYSDERTKANAMINNYLEYKILDGLTFKSTVGINYNAGTIKLWRSSAIPLYTTLNYPSSAGVTKTDNIEWLNENTINYKRVFKEKHSFDALVGFTAQKSTYNRLSAGATDFPTDYVTYISAGTVNSGTQIKAEWAMLSMISRINYSYAGKYLLTATVRRDGSSRFGSNNKWGTFPSFSAGYNVSEESFMKSVENLSNLKLRFSYGVSGNNQIGNYATIGLLSSSDYVDGDSKISGLRPSSLSNDDLTWEKSRQIDLGLDLGLFDDRISLIADVYKNKKTDLLLAVELPAASGYSSSTQNVGDIENKGIELALETIPVKSKNFNWTSNFTFSANKNKVLKLATEGARISNNSYQVTEVGSPISSFFMLNAIGVFQSEEEIANSALQHANVQPGDLKFEDFNGDGNITSADQKIVGNPWPDFTWGFNNKFLYRNFSLSIALNGSNGADTYLMNNAMMNSAGVQNQLASIHRWRSESDPGDGRTPRAIRSNYAYSLSTSSYYLHDASYVRIKNINLSYTFPSELLNRISISNLTVYADVANVYTFTDYPGYDPDASSSGNNITSSGLDYGTFPLARTYTLGIKLSF; the protein is encoded by the coding sequence ATGAAAATCTATCTAAACTATTTGAACAAAAAAAAGGATTACAGCCTTTTGAGAGGAATTTTTCTCCTTTCTTTGGTGTTTTGTATTTCTTTTGCTGCCAACGCCAATTTTTCCGCAAAGGCACCGCAGCAGCCTATTGTGGTTGCCGGACAGGTAAAAAGTGCTGACGGGATAACACTTCCCGGTGTAAATGTGCTGGTAAAAGGTACCAATAGCGGAGTTATTACTGACGCCGACGGAAATTACTCCGTCGAAATTGCGAATCCCAACGCTGTACTGGTTTTTAGCTTTATCGGTTATCAAACTAAAGAGGTGGAAATAAATTCGCAAACCTCAATAAACGTGACACTTGATGAAGACGTAAAAAGCTTGGATGAAGTTATCGTTGTTGGTTACGGAACACAACGAAAGAAAGACCTTACCGGCTCAATATCAAGAGTGAAGGGAGATGAGATGATTCTGCCTTCCACATCGACTTTTGACCAGATGCTCCAGGGAAAAGTTGCCGGTGTCCAGATTACACAAACGACCGGTGCTCCCGGAGGAAATGTAAACATCCTTGTTCGTGGTGTAAGTTCCATCACCGGTGGAAATCAACCTTTATATGTTATCGACGGATTTCCCGTAAACATCGGCGAAGGTAGTTCTAACTTGCTTGGTTTTGGCGGTTCAAATTATTCCGCCTCCAATATGGCAGGGAGTACTACTGACCGAATTAATCCGTTAACATCGATAAATCCTTCTGATATAGAATCTATCGAGATCCTGAAAGATGCCTCTGCGACGGCAATTTATGGTTCCAGAGGAGCCAACGGCGTTGTTATCATTACGACAAAAAGAGGAAGTATGGGCAAATCACAGTTTAATGTTGATGTTTCATACGGTATCCAGGAGGTAGCACACAAACTGGACATGATGAATTCTCAGGAATATGCAGAATTCGTTGCCGAAGGCAGGGATAATGCATGGGTTTATGCCGGAGGGGATGCTAACGATCCAAACAGTGCAAGACCTCAGTCCTATAAAGTTCCGGAAGAATTTCGCACTCCTTCTTCAATAGCAACAAATACCGATTGGCAGGATGTGATTTTCCGCGTTGCTCCGGTACAGAACTATCAGCTTTCTTCCAGTGGAGGAACTGAAAAGCTCAAATATCTTGTTTCAGGCGGTTATTTTCACCAGGAAGGAATTGTTCTTACCTCTGATTACAAACGTTTTAATATCCGCACAAATTTAGACGCTCAGGTTCTTAAAAATCTGAAAATAGGTTCAACCATATCCGGGTCGTACGGATACGGAACTTTCCCAAATACCGAGGGACACTATGGGCAAAGCGGTGTTATTATGATGGCTCTGGCGGCTTCACCTACAATTCCGGTGTATGCAGAAGACGGTAGCCCATATTTCAGTGCAGACGACGTTTCCTATGGTCTGGGATGGCTGGTAAACCCCTTAACTGTTTTAAATAAAGATAATTATTCTGATGAACGTACAAAAGCCAACGCTATGATCAACAATTATCTTGAATACAAAATTCTAGATGGTCTAACGTTCAAAAGTACCGTCGGCATCAACTACAACGCAGGTACGATTAAACTCTGGCGTTCATCTGCTATTCCTTTGTATACAACACTCAATTATCCTTCATCCGCCGGCGTTACAAAAACCGACAACATCGAATGGTTAAATGAAAATACCATAAATTATAAGCGTGTTTTTAAAGAAAAACACTCATTTGATGCGTTAGTGGGATTCACTGCTCAAAAAAGCACCTACAACCGTCTCTCTGCCGGTGCAACTGATTTTCCAACAGATTATGTGACCTACATTTCGGCAGGGACAGTAAACTCCGGCACACAAATAAAAGCAGAATGGGCGATGTTATCCATGATTTCCAGGATAAATTATTCCTACGCGGGCAAATACCTGCTCACCGCAACTGTTCGAAGAGATGGAAGTTCCAGATTTGGATCAAACAACAAATGGGGTACTTTCCCTTCATTTTCAGCAGGATATAACGTTTCAGAGGAATCTTTTATGAAATCTGTCGAGAACTTAAGCAACCTAAAACTCAGGTTTAGTTATGGTGTTTCAGGAAACAATCAAATCGGGAACTATGCAACTATCGGCTTACTTAGCTCGTCAGATTATGTTGACGGAGACAGCAAAATCTCTGGCTTACGTCCCAGCTCCCTGTCCAACGACGACCTGACCTGGGAAAAATCACGCCAAATCGACCTCGGATTGGATTTGGGACTCTTTGATGACAGAATATCACTTATTGCTGACGTGTATAAAAACAAAAAAACAGACCTGTTATTGGCCGTTGAATTACCCGCAGCATCCGGTTATTCAAGCTCTACTCAAAATGTTGGTGACATTGAGAATAAAGGAATTGAACTGGCACTTGAAACCATACCTGTAAAAAGCAAAAATTTCAACTGGACAAGTAACTTTACCTTTAGTGCCAATAAAAATAAAGTACTAAAACTGGCAACTGAAGGAGCGAGAATCAGTAATAACTCATACCAGGTAACCGAGGTTGGTTCACCCATTTCCAGTTTTTTTATGCTTAATGCAATTGGAGTTTTTCAAAGCGAAGAGGAAATTGCAAACAGTGCGCTTCAGCATGCCAATGTACAACCCGGTGATTTAAAATTTGAGGACTTCAACGGCGATGGAAACATTACTTCTGCCGACCAGAAAATTGTTGGGAACCCGTGGCCTGACTTCACATGGGGATTTAACAACAAATTTTTGTATCGCAACTTCTCATTGAGTATCGCTTTAAATGGCTCAAATGGTGCCGATACTTATTTAATGAATAACGCCATGATGAACAGTGCTGGTGTACAAAACCAATTGGCAAGTATACACCGTTGGAGATCGGAAAGCGACCCGGGAGATGGAAGGACACCAAGGGCAATTCGCAGTAATTATGCATATTCTTTAAGCACCTCTTCCTACTATCTTCACGATGCTTCTTATGTCAGGATAAAAAATATTAATCTATCCTACACATTCCCAAGTGAATTATTAAACAGAATATCCATAAGCAACCTGACCGTATATGCTGATGTTGCAAATGTTTACACATTTACTGACTATCCGGGTTACGATCCAGATGCGAGCAGTTCCGGGAATAACATCACCAGCTCGGGACTCGACTACGGTACGTTCCCATTGGCGAGAACATACACATTGGGCATTAAACTTTCATTCTAA
- a CDS encoding RagB/SusD family nutrient uptake outer membrane protein, translated as MKKIVYIISIILVSLTSCKDFLSLSPEYQINEINYYQSEGDYETAVIGIYNLLQGLHNLTIMYPAELLTDNTEINSYTWGSVVAEFDEAEVTSANSTINSIWTSCFTAIAYSNNILSRIDDIEMSESKQNQFQGEALFLRAYCYFYLVRLYGDVPVVNVAFRSPDEISSFDMSRQPVSAIYTVIKDDLTNAATLLDGIELSRGRASKGAAKTLLGKVYLTLNEYENAAGILKEVIDMNAYSLVDDYGSLFDGTNEESDESIFEIGYLSGDLGEGNSFSSSYTPGLFNMAIFPNNMNGNGYMCPTQDLFDSYEEGDERKTASVIDSVLLTDGTYEYTLCGLKFVDFSTGTSGDGGVNYTALRYADVLLMYAEALNESNQTSDALPYLNEVRERAGLEDLSGLSKEEFFLAMEKERRVEFFHEGHRWFDLLRTDRAKAVLNAYFESTGSSYSLDDYELLMPIPDDELEISPELEQNDGY; from the coding sequence ATGAAAAAAATAGTTTATATAATATCAATCATTCTGGTGAGTTTGACTTCTTGCAAAGATTTTCTCTCCTTATCACCAGAATATCAAATCAACGAAATCAACTATTATCAGTCGGAAGGCGATTATGAAACAGCGGTTATAGGAATATATAATTTGTTACAGGGGCTGCATAATTTAACAATTATGTATCCGGCAGAACTGTTAACCGATAATACCGAAATTAACTCTTATACATGGGGTTCGGTTGTTGCTGAATTTGATGAAGCCGAAGTAACATCGGCAAATAGTACTATTAATAGTATCTGGACAAGTTGTTTTACGGCAATAGCCTATTCAAACAATATATTGTCAAGAATTGACGATATTGAGATGAGTGAGTCCAAACAGAACCAGTTTCAAGGGGAAGCATTGTTTTTAAGGGCATATTGCTATTTCTACCTGGTACGCCTTTATGGTGATGTGCCTGTCGTTAATGTTGCGTTTAGAAGCCCCGACGAGATTTCATCTTTCGACATGTCACGTCAGCCCGTTAGTGCAATTTATACGGTAATAAAAGACGATTTGACCAATGCAGCGACCTTGCTGGACGGGATTGAGCTCTCAAGAGGAAGGGCGTCTAAAGGAGCAGCAAAAACCTTACTCGGAAAAGTTTACCTCACATTAAATGAATATGAAAATGCTGCCGGAATTTTAAAAGAAGTTATTGATATGAATGCCTACAGTTTGGTTGACGACTATGGAAGCCTTTTTGACGGAACAAATGAAGAATCTGATGAATCCATCTTTGAAATAGGATACCTTTCAGGCGATCTTGGAGAGGGAAATTCTTTTTCTTCAAGCTACACCCCTGGATTATTCAACATGGCCATATTTCCAAATAATATGAATGGAAATGGATACATGTGTCCCACTCAGGACTTATTCGACTCCTATGAAGAAGGAGACGAAAGAAAAACTGCTTCTGTGATTGATTCTGTGCTTTTAACGGATGGAACCTACGAATACACGCTTTGCGGATTAAAATTTGTCGATTTCTCAACCGGAACATCAGGTGACGGTGGCGTTAATTATACAGCTTTGCGCTATGCCGACGTCTTGCTGATGTATGCCGAAGCGTTGAATGAAAGTAATCAAACCTCTGACGCACTGCCTTACCTCAATGAAGTCAGGGAACGAGCAGGTTTAGAAGATCTTTCCGGGCTCTCAAAAGAGGAATTCTTTTTGGCTATGGAAAAAGAACGCCGTGTCGAATTTTTCCATGAAGGACACCGCTGGTTTGATTTGCTAAGAACTGACCGTGCAAAAGCAGTCTTAAATGCCTATTTCGAAAGTACAGGAAGTAGTTACTCTTTGGATGACTATGAACTTTTAATGCCAATACCAGATGATGAACTAGAGATTAGTCCGGAATTGGAACAAAACGATGGTTATTAA